In Cardinium endosymbiont of Culicoides punctatus, the DNA window TTTATTGAAGGCATGCCTGTCAAAAGCCAATGACATAGCTTGTCGCAATTTTTGATTATCTAAAGGTTTTTTTAAACAGTTAAAACCTATAAAACCAATACCTGTGCTTGTCTCTTCAAGCAAGTTTATACCTTGCTGTTTGAGTTCTTGCTTGAGTGCTCCATGCTCAAACACTTGTTTTACATAGGCCCTTACTACTTCAATACAGTCTATCTTATGCTCTTTAAACTGCAACCAGCATGGTTGTGATTCATATATAGCATAATAGGTGATTTTATCAAGAAACGGAACCTTTTTACCAGCTGGCCCTAGCATATGTTGCAATGCTGGTGATGCATCTGTAGGGTAATACTTCTCTCTAAAATTTTTGTTCTTTATAAAAGTGATTTTATTACTTTGTGGGTTAAAGTAATCTAATGTAAAAGGACCAGTACCTACTGGATGGCTTACAAAAGCATCTTTATAATGCTCTACTGCTTCTTTGGCTACTGCACTGGTACAACGTTGTGCTAAATAATGTAAAAATATTGGAAATTGCTTAGTAAGGGTAAATTGTAGGGTATAGCTGTCTATGGCTTTAACACCTTCGATGGGGTAGCTATAATCTCCTCTATGTCTTGTAACGTGTTCGTTAAATGCTTTAATCCCTTTTATGTAATCTACAAATAGACTGAAATAGGGAGAACGTACTGCGGGGTCAGCAATTCTTTTAAAGGAATAGACAAAATCTTCAGCAGTTAGTTCTCTGCCTTTTCCATTAGGAAAACAAACATTATCGTGAAAATAGACTCCTTTTTTTATAGTAAAAGTATAGGTCAATCCATCTTCAGAAATGGTTGGCATCGCTGCTGCCAAGCTAGGTATAAGTTCATAAGGCTTTTTTAGGTAGTGGTATTCTAATAATCCTTCATAAATTTTCCCAATTAGTTTTCCCCCACAGCTACTTGTATTGGTTGCAGGATCTATACCATCAACCGGAGTGTTAAGTGCTAAATTTAATTCTTTTTCAATGTTTTTATTATTTTTTTGCGTAGGCCAAAACTGCCTGACTGCGATCAAGAGTAGGCCAAAAAATAATGGATATTTTGCATATTTTTTCATAGAAGCATAAAATTTAGTGTTCGTAATATATCCTTTAGAATAATTCTAAATAATTAATTTGATATAAATGGGTTATCTACAAGTTTGCAATGTAACTTCACATATCTCAATCTCGTTTCCTAACATACAATAAATTTTTGAGAAAAGTATATTTTTTGG includes these proteins:
- a CDS encoding ABC transporter substrate-binding protein — translated: MKKYAKYPLFFGLLLIAVRQFWPTQKNNKNIEKELNLALNTPVDGIDPATNTSSCGGKLIGKIYEGLLEYHYLKKPYELIPSLAAAMPTISEDGLTYTFTIKKGVYFHDNVCFPNGKGRELTAEDFVYSFKRIADPAVRSPYFSLFVDYIKGIKAFNEHVTRHRGDYSYPIEGVKAIDSYTLQFTLTKQFPIFLHYLAQRCTSAVAKEAVEHYKDAFVSHPVGTGPFTLDYFNPQSNKITFIKNKNFREKYYPTDASPALQHMLGPAGKKVPFLDKITYYAIYESQPCWLQFKEHKIDCIEVVRAYVKQVFEHGALKQELKQQGINLLEETSTGIGFIGFNCLKKPLDNQKLRQAMSLAFDRHAFNKLFADNLGVIQPSFVPQSFVGYDAGLVNPYINYDLEKAKQYLADAGYPNGKGLSVLTVNTSAMPEARMQLEFFAKCMDKIGIKVEIQQSTFPELLKKLSRKDYLISNLGWGADYPDAAYFFSDLRSKKGNGILMENQPFNTLYDQAVQMADSPEKTVAYKQLNAMLVEIMPALLTPRLPKYMLVHKRVKNYVIAPYSHGAEQYIDIDLC